One Phoenix dactylifera cultivar Barhee BC4 chromosome 8, palm_55x_up_171113_PBpolish2nd_filt_p, whole genome shotgun sequence genomic window carries:
- the LOC103713317 gene encoding thioredoxin domain-containing protein PLP3A-like has translation MDPDSVGSTLSGLALGNVMAAAARDYQKELLGKEKAQAKPTANEEVDLDELMDDPELEKLHAERIAALKKEFEKREVLKRQGHGEYREITEGDFLGEVTGGEKVICHFYHHEFYRCKIMDKHLKALAPLHIDTKFIKLDAENAPFFVTKLAVKTLPCIILFKNGVAFDRLIGFQDLGSKDDFTMSALENLLKRKGIIDERKGGDNDEDADDDTDSYKHRNIRSSTIQDSDSD, from the exons ATGGATCCCGATTCGGTTGGCTCGACCTTGTCCGGCCTCGCGCTGGGGAATGTGATGGCCGCGGCCGCCAGAGATTACCAAAAG GAATTGTTAGGCAAAGAGAAGGCCCAGGCAAAACCAACTGCCAATGAAgaggttgatcttgatgaactGATGGAC GACCCTGAGCTGGAAAAATTGCATGCTGAGAGAATTGCAGCTCTTAAG AAAGAGTTTGAGAAACGAGAAGTGCTAAAAAGGCAAGGTCATGGAGAGTATAGGGAGATAACTGAAGGGGACTTTCTAGGGGAAGTAACTGGTGGTGAAAAAGTGATTTGCCATTTTTACCACCATGAATTTTATCGTTGCAA GATAATGGATAAGCATTTAAAGGCCCTGGCACCATTGCACATTGATACAAAGTTCATCAAGCTGGATGCTGAA AATGCGCCCTTCTTTGTGACAAAATTAGCAGTCAAAACCCTGCCTTGCATCATATTGTTCAA AAATGGTGTTGCCTTCGACAGGCTGATTGGGTTTCAAGATCTTGGCAGCAAAGATGATTTTACCATGAGTGCCTTggagaatcttttgaaaagaaaag GCATCATAGATGAAAGGAAAGGAGGTGACAATGATGAAGATGCAGATGATGATACTGACAGTTACAAACACAGGAACATCAGGTCTTCTACAATTCAGGATTCTGATTCAGACTGA